The sequence GCGTCTCCAGGCTGAAGATTCAGCGTGACTCCCTTTTCACGCAGGAACGCTGCCGCCCAACTGGGGTAGCGCCCATGCACCTGCACTTCGGGAAACAGCCAGTGCGGGCGCATCATCTGCACGCGGGCCAGGGCGTCTTCGGGGTGACAGGTCTGCGCGTAGGTCGTGGGATACAGCATCATCATGCCCACCTGCGAACGTGGCGAATACTGGCGGGCCAGTTCCACCGCCCGCGCCGAAGCCAGCAGTTGGTGGTGCGCCGCTTGATAAATCACCGAGTCGCGGTGGTCTTCCGCGCCGAAACGCAGCCCCGCTGGCACAAAAGGAAACAGCGTAATGGCATTGATTTCATTGAAGGTCAGCCAGTGCTCCACGCGGTCACCCAGCCGGGAAAATACGCTCTCGCTGTAGCGCGCAAAGAACTCCACCAGACGGCGGTCACGCCAGGCCCCGTAACGCTCGACCAGGCCATACGGCACCTCATAATGCGAAAGCGTCAGCACCGGGCGAATACCGTGCGCGAGCAACTCGTCTACCAGACGGTCGTAGAAGTCCAGCCCGGCCGCGTTCGGCTCCGTTTCGTCTCCGTTCGGGAAGATGCGGCTCCAGTTGACCGAGGTGCGGAAAGCGCGGAAGCCCATTTCGGCAAACAGAGCAATATCCTCGCGGTAGCGGTGGTAGAAATCCACCGCCCCGTGCGAGGGGTAAAAGCGCCCTGGCTGCACTCCATCGGTGTAGTCACGCGGCACTTCACGGCTGCCTGCGGTGGCGACGTCAGCGGTGCTCGGGCCTTTGCCACCCTCGTTCCAGGCCCCTTCCACCTGATTGGCCGCGACTGCGCCACCCCACAGAAACCCTGGCGGAAAAGCTAGGTCAGTCATGCCGCTCAGTATGCGCCGCAGAGGTGACGGGGCGGAGCGGTCATTCGGTCAGCCGCACCTCCCACTCGCTCACCGTCGCGTAGGGCACGAAGCCCAGGGCCACATTCAGGGCGTTCATGGCGTCATTTTCCTCGGCCACGTTGGTCTTGATGGAGGCGGCTCCCGGTGCGGCCTCGCGCAGCCAGAGCAGCATGGCGGCCTTGACCCAGCGGCCCAGGCCCAGGCGGCGGCTCTCACGGCGCACGGCGGTCGCTCCCTGGTACACCAGCGCGGCGCGGTCTGGTCCCCAGTAGGTTTCGCTGTAGGCGACCAGTTTGCCGCTGCGGGTGTCCTCTACCGCGACCAGGAAACGGGTTTCGCCGTCCAGTGCGACCTGCTCCTCACGCTCGC is a genomic window of Deinococcus proteolyticus MRP containing:
- a CDS encoding glycoside hydrolase family 1 protein — its product is MTDLAFPPGFLWGGAVAANQVEGAWNEGGKGPSTADVATAGSREVPRDYTDGVQPGRFYPSHGAVDFYHRYREDIALFAEMGFRAFRTSVNWSRIFPNGDETEPNAAGLDFYDRLVDELLAHGIRPVLTLSHYEVPYGLVERYGAWRDRRLVEFFARYSESVFSRLGDRVEHWLTFNEINAITLFPFVPAGLRFGAEDHRDSVIYQAAHHQLLASARAVELARQYSPRSQVGMMMLYPTTYAQTCHPEDALARVQMMRPHWLFPEVQVHGRYPSWAAAFLREKGVTLNLQPGDAELLARGTVDYIGISYYMSVVASHQEGGEISHGNIAGGFRNPYLTESDWGWQIDPVGLRLALNELNDRYHKPIFVVENGLGAYDELTADGRIHDPYRSEYLAAHLRQVHAAINEDGVEVMGFTPWGCLDCVSMSTGQMSKRYGLIYVDRDDAGEGSLRRIRKDSFEWYREVIASNGASLLDGSSAAKAAHSK